From the Orcinus orca chromosome 7, mOrcOrc1.1, whole genome shotgun sequence genome, the window CAGGGGATGGGAATCCTAAATCCTAGCAACACAACCATAGGTGAAACATCTATTTCCCTTCAAGTATCCACTACGTGAGGGACTAGAGACATAAGTGAATAAAGCAGAGACTGTCTCTAGTAACTAAGGAAAATTCGGATTTCATTCATGTACTACGGATGTGTTTGTGATTAtacccagcaaacatttattgaatcctTCCTGTTGATGggagatataaagatgaataatttctCTCTCCGCCTAATCCAGGAAGAATACATCGTAGATAGATTAGTACTATAATAGAGGGACCGAAGAAGTGTCCACGAAGTATCCTGTAGGgcggggggaaggagaggaatttcacggaaggcttcttggagaagataaatcATTTCCTTTGCAGTTAGGCATTGTAGAAATGGCAGCACTCTGCTACATAGCTGCTGAAGAGTGAGGCCTATATAAGGCAAGGCTTGAGCAAAACCCTGGAAGCCAAGCTGTGTGGAGAACTGGTGGGAACTATGGTTGAGAGAGTACTCAACCATACTTGAGAGGTAGGAGGGACTGAATTACTAAGGCCTTTGAACTGGGTTTACGGGTTTGGAATAGATTTTGAAGTCATTGGAACATCATGGATGGAAAGAACAGATTCAGAGGAATGCTTTAGAAAAAGAACTCTGCGGAGGACAGGTTGAGGGTAGGAAGAGATTTGAGTGAGGCAGTGTTAGTATAATCCAGACAGGAATTAATGACAGGTTGAGCCGAGGCTACGGAAGCAACTGGAAAGGAGGTGCAGAAGTCCATAGGGTGACCCTGGGAGATGGAAGAGTGGAAACCAACAAGAATTAAACCAAAGGCAGAGAAGATGGTGATGCCATTAACCAAACCCAGAAACAAGGGGGAGGAGTACACAGGTGAGGCAAATCAATGAAGGTGTACGATATGTTAAGTCTCAGGGGCTTGTAAGACATATTTGTGGGACTGTAGGTATACAGTTCAAGAGAGAGTTATCTTGAGTTACCTTTATCACCACGCAGACAAAATATTGAGTCATTTTCGAGAACACTATTTGAAACTGTGAGAGTGCACTAAACTAGTTAGAAAGATAGTAGAGCATTGAGAGAGGGCTGGAGAGTGCTGTATATGTGAGAAAGAAGAAGTAGAAAGCAACTTAATAGGGACAGAAGTAGAATCAGGAGAGAGTGTGGTTCTGGTGACCAagggagtaatttttttttctgagcatagccgatttacgatgttgtgttagtttcaggtgtacagcaaagtgcttcagttatagatatacatatatctattgtttttcagattcttttcccatagggAAGCACATTTTAAGGAAGAATTACTGTTGGTAAACTAGACAAGATGAGAACTAAGCCAGGACCATTGGACGAGGTGAGTAGGTCACTGGCAACTTTGGGGAGCAGTCTGAGAAGAGTGGCAGAAGCAGAATGGACTGCCTAAGGAGAGAGGAGGCTAAGGTATATCACATCAGTTACTTTTAGGAGAAATTTGAGAAGGGAAGAGTGTGAGAAAGGAAAGTGCCTTGAGGAAGGAGAGCGGGTATTTGAGACATTCTTGTAGCCACGCGCTACTCTTTTCCTTGCAAGAACACAGCTGTGCACGACAGGAAGAAGGGATGCGAGCCCCATTTATTTCTTAACACAAAACTCCAGATCTAAATTACCatctgggaagggaggagggggacatTAACTCTATTGTCAGATTCAGATTTTGCTCCGGCAGCTTTGGCTAAGTCTGCTGCAGCTGTATAAACTCCATCCCTCCaccccaaacaaaacaacaaaacaccacCGCCTCCCTCCGCTTCTTCGTAATCTGGAAAAACCGAGCAGGTGCACCGTGCCGGAGTCCTGCGCCAAAGGCCCCTCTCCGAGCCGGCTTTAACCCGAAGGTGCTCGGCTCCTGAGCGGGTCCGGCCTGGTGTGCAGCTCCCGACGCAGCGCGCCGGGCGCAAACCCGATAGAGTCGCTTCAGTTCCGCCCACCCGATCTTCCCACGATGCTCAGGCTTTGCGGGCCGTGGCCTCTGTGGGGACATCAAGAACAGTCAGGAAAGCCCTCGGCCCTGCCTGCAGCCCCTTCGGCCCGCTGCAGTCAGCCTCCATTACCTTTTCCCGCGCCGCACCGCCCTCGGGAAAATGAAACCTTGTGGCGTCAGCTGAGGCAAAAGGGTATGAGCTTTTTACTAGGcaaagagaaaatgcagaaccGACTTTACGCAGCAAAGGGGTGTGTTGCCCCAGCCCGGTCGCCCGGACGCCCCGCCCAGGCCCGCCCTCTCGGCATctgggactacatttcccagaggcCTCAGCGGCCCCCGAGGGGCAGGCCCGTCCGCTCTCCGCTCACACTGAGCAGTGACTGGCTTCTCCGGAGGAGGGCGGGGCCTACCCCAGCCAATGGGTCAGAGGCTCGTTACGGCGGCGGAAGCAGCGGCGCtgggctgaggggtggggggcagagtgcTAGCGCCTCGGCGGCAGCGGCGGGTCCGGGAGCCCGAGGACGCCGGCTCCACAGGCGGAGAGCGCACAAGAGCGAGCTCGAGGCGGCGCGGCGGCCACTCGGCGCAGCACTCAGGTAATGGCGGGACGGGCGCCTGGGAgcggaggggaggagaggggaggagacgaGGGGGCGGGGCGGCCGAGCCGGGCTGCAGCGTCCTTCCCGCTGCGCGTCCCCGGGGAAGGGCAGCGGTCCCTCGTCTCCTGCGGCGCAAACCTGAGCTCTTTCGCGAGCTGAGCACGGCTTTTGGGCCGGCGGCAGAGGCCGGGTGTCCTGTGGCAAGGAAGGGAGAGGCGTCGGGAGGGCTGGGCTGATTCGGGCGTGGGGGCGTGGCGGGCGTGGGCCTTGGCGGGGAAGCTGAGAGGCCGGGGGagcgcgggcgggcgggcggcccaGGGAGTTTGGCTCCTGGAGCAGTTTAAAGTGACTCTCCACATCCGGGCCCTGCGCCCGCCGCTTTCAGACCCTGACCGAGGCGGGGCCTCCGAGCTCCCCGCCCCTTTCGCCTGCGGCGCTTGTCTGCCTCTGCCATTGGCTCAGCCTCGAGAGGTTTGCGCTGCCCCGGCGAGGCTCGCGCCTGATTGGCTGGCAGTCGGCGGGAGGGTGGGGCGGGATCTCAGCGCGCAGGCAGCGTTGGATTGGTGCGGGCCCCGGACTGACGCGCCCGGCGTGGGGCCAATGGGCGGGCGGGGGAGGTAGGGGCAGGTTCGGGGGAAGAGGACTGGAGCGCAGCGGCAGCCGGGCAGCGGGGGTGAGCGGGGCTGGCGGGGCTGGACAGCGGCGGGCCCAAGGCGCGCTGCGGCACGAGTCGTCCCCGCGACCTCGGAGCCCAGCGCTGCCACCGAGATGGGTCCTCCGCGGCACCCCCAGCCCGGCGATGTGGAATCGGGaggggcgggcggcgggcggcggcagGTAAAGGGCACACTGGTCCCGGGGCTCCTCAGAAcgcctgccccttccccagggaTGGAGTCTCAGAGACCCGGAGTGTCTGGAGACCTGTGTTCTCTGATCTCAGCGGGGGACTTCAGGGTGGGGGCAGGATTGCGGGCGTATCGGGGATATCGGCTCCTGAAGGAGGAGTGGGGGTCGATTTTAGGGAAAGTGGTGAAGGTCTCGGTTCCCTTTGGCTCAGTGGGGCTCTGTGAAAGGGGCGGGGGAGAAATCCGTCAATGGAGGCCTGTGCAGGAAAGCGTTTGAGAATTCCTTTCGGATCAGGTCTTGATGGAAGGTATCTGATCCCTTCTTAGGACAGGGCATCTGCCTCCGATTCCTCCTGTGACACACTGATGACAGTTCTGTTCACCTTGGTGTGAGGCTTAAGTCTTTCAAAGGCACATGCCATTTGCCTTGAAACTTTACACAGAAGTATATATATTG encodes:
- the LOC117195496 gene encoding translation initiation factor IF-2-like, whose product is MAEADKRRRRKGRGARRPRLGAKLPGPPARPRSPGLSASPPRPTPATPPRPNQPSPPDASPFLATGHPASAAGPKAVLSSRKSSGLRRRRRGTAALPRGRAAGRTLQPGSAAPPPRLLPSPPLRSQAPVPPLPECCAEWPPRRLELALVRSPPVEPASSGSRTRRCRRAESGRACPSGAAEASGKCSPRCREGGPGRGVRATGLGQHTPLLRKVGSAFSLCLVKSSYPFASADATRFHFPEGGAAREKRPRPAKPEHRGKIGWAELKRLYRVCARRAASGAAHQAGPAQEPSTFGLKPARRGAFGAGLRHGAPARFFQITKKRREAVVFCCFVWGGGMEFIQLQQT